In Pseudothermotoga hypogea DSM 11164 = NBRC 106472, the following are encoded in one genomic region:
- a CDS encoding transglutaminase-like domain-containing protein, with product MHEFLVCGIPENVRRFEEIGDWEAAMALIDRWLRDTRISDLQRQRLEYEKFRIKRLLAAYPYDESDALEKAKEMIRDLDYEEFYRLIDEGCVDFILVNRKRRFFERFIQNIGFARPEYKNRMKRDPEEEEHRELIERRIRALAEGAAPKTYTIQVKLKVKVDSHDDYFRVWLPFPKKGLQVEDVKLLYVSDENYFLADNDVPQRTIFFEGTSKEYVVEFGYKIREWINKIDPSEVQTCDMDEFLDEEPPHIVFTHYIRHLTQQIVNNETNPYLKAKRIYDWITTKVRYSYVRPYSTYENISQYVAENLRGDCGFQALLFITMCRIAKVPARWQSGWYVTPYFVSPHDWALFYVEPYGWLPADPSFGGARRYDEKLRSFYFGNLDGFRMVANDDFMKQFVPEPRFYREDPTDNQLGEAETHNKKVHLETHIEVVRFEGWEV from the coding sequence GTGCATGAGTTCCTGGTGTGCGGCATTCCTGAGAACGTGCGACGGTTCGAAGAGATCGGCGACTGGGAAGCGGCGATGGCGTTGATTGACAGGTGGTTAAGAGACACACGGATCAGCGATCTACAAAGGCAGCGACTCGAGTACGAAAAGTTCAGGATCAAGAGATTGCTCGCTGCATACCCGTACGACGAATCGGACGCTCTGGAAAAAGCAAAAGAAATGATCAGAGATCTCGATTACGAAGAATTCTACAGACTCATCGACGAAGGTTGTGTTGACTTCATACTCGTCAACAGAAAGAGAAGGTTCTTCGAGAGGTTCATTCAGAACATCGGTTTCGCTCGGCCAGAGTACAAGAACAGGATGAAAAGAGATCCGGAGGAAGAAGAACACAGAGAGTTGATCGAGCGAAGAATAAGGGCGCTAGCCGAAGGGGCTGCACCAAAGACTTACACGATACAAGTGAAATTGAAGGTGAAAGTGGATTCACACGATGACTACTTCAGAGTCTGGCTTCCGTTTCCAAAGAAGGGTCTTCAAGTAGAGGATGTGAAATTGCTCTACGTCAGCGACGAGAATTATTTCTTGGCGGACAATGATGTTCCACAGAGAACGATCTTTTTCGAAGGGACAAGCAAGGAATACGTTGTAGAATTCGGATACAAGATTCGAGAGTGGATCAACAAGATAGATCCTTCTGAGGTTCAAACGTGCGACATGGATGAATTCTTGGATGAAGAACCTCCCCACATAGTTTTCACGCATTACATAAGACATCTCACTCAGCAAATCGTGAACAACGAAACGAACCCTTATCTGAAAGCTAAACGTATTTACGACTGGATCACGACTAAGGTGAGGTATTCTTACGTGAGACCCTACTCAACTTACGAAAACATATCCCAATACGTCGCAGAGAACCTGAGAGGTGATTGTGGCTTTCAAGCGCTCTTGTTCATAACCATGTGCAGGATCGCGAAGGTTCCTGCGAGATGGCAGTCGGGTTGGTACGTGACACCTTACTTTGTCTCGCCACACGATTGGGCGCTCTTTTATGTCGAACCGTACGGATGGCTCCCTGCGGATCCCTCTTTCGGTGGTGCGAGGAGGTACGATGAGAAACTCCGCAGCTTTTACTTTGGGAACCTCGACGGCTTCAGAATGGTCGCCAACGACGACTTCATGAAACAGTTCGTGCCCGAACCGAGGTTCTACAGAGAAGATCCCACGGACAACCAGCTTGGCGAAGCCGAGACGCACAACAAGAAAGTGCACCTCGAAACACACATAGAAGTGGTGCGCTTTGAAGGTTGGGAGGTGTGA
- a CDS encoding L-Ala-D/L-Glu epimerase, translating to MGKIKDVRLILKKYTYRKPFHITGSVSTEANNVDVELLLDSGIVARGEASPSFRVNGEKVEMLLTMEDFLRENLIGLDVRNYAKIFEITDKLLATPSLKAAVQFAVLDGLCEELGITVAEFLGGAKEEIETDKTVGIDTVENRVKDAEEIFKEGFRTIKVKVGENLKEDIDAMLEIARVTKGADYIVDANMGYTPKQAVEFANVLYRSGVDIAVYEQPVVWYDVEGLRYVRFHCPFPVAADESAKRKYDVLRLIKEEAVDYVNIKLMKSGISDALAIVEMAKASNIKLMIGCMAESSLGINQSVQFALGTGAFDFHDLDSHLLLEEPSFRGKFVQDGPKMKLR from the coding sequence TTGGGAAAGATCAAAGATGTTCGCCTCATTTTGAAAAAGTACACTTACAGAAAACCTTTCCACATCACTGGTAGCGTATCCACGGAGGCGAACAACGTTGATGTGGAGTTGCTCCTGGACAGCGGCATCGTGGCACGCGGTGAGGCATCTCCATCCTTCAGAGTCAACGGCGAGAAAGTGGAGATGCTCTTGACGATGGAAGACTTTTTGAGGGAGAATCTGATCGGTCTGGACGTGCGCAACTACGCAAAGATTTTCGAGATCACAGATAAGCTCTTGGCGACGCCAAGTTTGAAGGCCGCCGTTCAGTTCGCCGTTCTCGATGGGCTGTGCGAAGAGCTGGGTATAACCGTGGCGGAGTTCTTGGGTGGTGCAAAAGAAGAGATCGAGACGGACAAAACGGTGGGCATAGACACGGTTGAGAACAGAGTGAAGGATGCGGAAGAGATCTTCAAAGAGGGTTTCAGAACTATCAAGGTAAAGGTGGGGGAAAATCTGAAAGAAGACATCGACGCAATGCTGGAGATCGCGAGAGTAACGAAAGGAGCCGACTACATAGTCGATGCGAACATGGGTTACACGCCCAAGCAGGCTGTCGAGTTTGCGAACGTTCTGTACCGCTCTGGCGTGGACATCGCAGTCTACGAACAGCCCGTGGTTTGGTACGACGTCGAGGGGCTCAGGTACGTGAGGTTCCACTGTCCCTTCCCCGTGGCGGCGGACGAGTCTGCCAAGAGGAAGTACGACGTGTTGAGATTGATCAAAGAAGAAGCGGTGGACTACGTCAACATAAAGCTCATGAAGAGTGGTATCAGCGATGCGCTCGCGATCGTCGAAATGGCAAAAGCTTCCAACATTAAATTGATGATCGGATGCATGGCTGAGTCGAGCCTTGGGATCAATCAGAGCGTTCAATTCGCACTGGGAACTGGCGCCTTCGATTTCCACGACTTGGACAGCCATCTGTTGCTGGAAGAACCTTCCTTCAGAGGAAAGTTCGTCCAGGATGGTCCAAAGATGAAGCTGAGGTGA